The nucleotide window AACACTTATCACCTACAAGAGCAAATGGTTTGGTTTCTATGTTAAAACAAATAAAAATGTATGCAATTGCCCAACAAGCAAAATTGCAGAATTAAGACTATTACAGATGACAGATAAAGAATTAGAAGAAATAGGAGACAAAATAATTAGGGTTTTAAAAACTATTTATGATCCAGAAATTCCTGTTGATATTTACGAACTTGGTTTAATTTACGATGTTTTTGTTTCTGATGAAAACAATGCTAAAATTTTAATGACACTTACATCTCCAAACTGCCCAGTTGCAGAAAGTTTGCCTGTAGAAATAGAAGATAAAGTAAAGTCTTTAAAAGAATTAAATAACTGTGAAGTAGAGATTACTTTTGATCCTACTTGGACTCAAGAAATGATGAGTGAAGAAGCAAAATTAGAGTTAGGTATGCTTTAATTTGTATGAATAACTAGTCTAATCTCTAAAGTGTAAGAAAATGCAAGATGAAATTGTAAATAGAGTTGCCAACAGTAAATTAGTAACTTTTGATTTAGAAGAAATATATCCTGAAGGAGAAAGAGTTTTAATTGACATTAAAGATTGGCTTTTTCAAGAGCTAATTTTAAAAGAGAAAGATTTTAGAGTTTTTGTAAAAAACCATAATTGGTCTAAATACAAAAAAACATTTGTTGCAGTTACGTGTTCTGTAGATGCAATAATTCCTTCTTGGGCTTACATGCTAATTGCTGCAGAACTTGCACCACATGCTAATAAAGTGGTAATTGGTGATTTAGAATTATTAGAAACTGTTATTTATCAAGAATTAATTGGTTTTTTAGATTTAAGACATCTTGCAGACAAACCAGTTATATTAAAAGGCTGTGCAGACAAGCCAATACCACCTTCTGCTTTTGCATTTTTAATACAAAAAATTCAACCTATAGCTAAGAGTATTCTCTTTGGTGAAGCCTGTTCTACTGTGCCTTTGTATAAATCTAAAAATTAATTTTATTTTTTTACAGATAATCTTACTTTTGTGTTCAATCTATCAAAAAAGTGAGAAGTTATTTTCTTCTATTTTTACTTCTTTTTTCATTAAGTTCAATTTCCCAATCAAAGAAAAAAGATACTTTGCCAACACCTAAATGGAAAATTCATGGAAGGTTTGCATTTGTATTCAATCAATCTTCGTTTTCTAATTGGAGAACTGGAGGTGTAAACTCAATTGCAGGAAACCTAAATGTAAACTACGATTTTAATTACAAGAAAAACAATATTAATTGGGATAGCAGACTAATAACCAGTTATGGTTTAAGTCATTTAAGCGAACAAGGCTGGAGAAAAACCGATGACAGAGTTGAGTTTAATACTTTGTTTGGTTTAAAAACATCTACCTATTGGTTCTTTTCCTTTATTGGAAATTTTAGGACACAATACACTTTAGGTTACGATTACAAAAAAGAACCCAAAGAACGAGTTTCAGACTTCTTATCTCCTGCTTATTTAACCTTTGGACCAGGAATGCTTTGGAAAAAATCTGATGATTTAAGTATAAATATTGCACCAGCTACAGCTAGATATACCTTTGTAAACGACTTTTTCTCTGGTAAATTTGGGGTTGCAGAAGGCAGAAATACAGCATTTAGTATTGGGTATAGTTTATCTGGCTACTATAAATTTCAAATCATGGAAAATATAGTAATGGAAAACATCTTAGCACTCTATACAGATTATCTTGCAAATGTGGGGAATATAGATGTAGATTATCAAGCAAATATTGGGTTTAAAGTAAATAAGCAAATTAAAATGCACTTAACATTTCAAGCCATCATAGATGATGATTCATCAAGTAAAATTCAATTTAGACAACTATTTGGTTTGGGTGTAAACTATAGTTTTCACGAAAGAGTTAGTTACTAAACCTTACTTTAAACGAAAAAACATCAACATTATCATTTCTATTTGATTGATTATCAATTCAAAGAAATAAAGTAAATTGCATTTCACCTAAATTACATAATTTGAAATTGTAAATTATTTTAATTTTGACACCTTATAAAAGCCAAATCATGAGAAAAATTACACTATTGTTATTATTTGCGTTCATGAGCATAACATTAACAGCTCAAAATGCAGATGAATTAAAAAAAGAGCTAGCCTCTAAAAAAGATTCAATTTCTAAATTACAAGCAAAAGCAAAGAAAATTCAGGGCCAAATAGACAAACTTCCAGGTTGGAGAGTTGGAGCATTTGGTACTATTGGTGCTAGCTTATCTGGTTTTAACAACTGGTATGCTAGAAATGCACCTAATGCAGATGCTGCCAATATTGGAATTACTGTAAACGCTTTTGCCAATTTAATTGAAGAAGATTTTTTCTGGAGAAACTCTGGAAACCTTAATTTAGGTTGGGTAAAATTAGATGACAAATCTATTTCTGGAGATGAAGATTTTGAAACAGCTTCAGACGTATTTACCTTATCATCTTTATATGGTAAAAGATTAAATAAAAAATGGGCATTATCTGCACTTGGGGAGTACAGAACAACCTTAATAGATAATTTTAACGATCCTGGATATTTAGATTTAGGTGCTGGTTTAACTTGGACTCCAACAAGTCATTTAGTTGTAGTAATGCATCCAGGAAACTACAATTTTGTATTTAGCTCAGGAGATACTGTTTTTGAATCTTCTTTAGGTGCAAAAGTAGTTGCAGATTACACCAACAAGTATGGTGGTTTAAGTATTAAATCTAACCTATCTTTATTCCAAAGCTATAAAGATGGTGATTTATCTAACTGGACATGGACAAACTCTTTTGGATATACTTTATGGAAAGGTGTTGGTTTAGGTTTCGAAGTTGGTTTAAGAAACAACAAGCAAGAAGCTTTAAATAATGCTTTATTAGATAATCCTGCAGAAACTTTTGCAACTGTAGATAACAAATTACAAACCTATTGGTTGTTTGGTTTAAGCTATGCTTTTTAATCAAAAATCATAAATAAATATTCTAAACCTCAAGAAAGTCTTGAGGTTTTTTTATTTTAATTACTTTTGTTACTTAAATTTCTATGGATGACATTATTAATAATTTACGCAACTGTTTCAATATTTTTCTCTTTTCTATGTTCAATTTTAGAAGCAGTTTTACTAAGTATAACTCCCACTTTTATCAATCTTAAAAAGAGCGAAGGTTTAGAGTATGCAAACGAATTAGAAGTTTTAAAGAAAGATGTAGATAAACCCTTAATTGCAATTTTAACGATTAATACAATTGCACATACAGTAGGTGCAATTTTGGTTGGTGTACAAGCTAAAGTGGCTTATGCAGAAATGTATGGCACTACAACTAGAAGTGTTTTTGGAATTGAATTTACAGAAGATGTAATGGTTGGTTTGGTATCTACAGTAATGACCATTTTAATTTTGGTTGCCTCAGAAATTATTCCGAAAACAATTGGTGCTACTTATTGGAAAGGTTTAGCAAACTTTACATCTAAAGCACTTAATATTATGATTTTCCCTTTAAAATACACAGGGATTTTATGGGTTTTACAACTTACTACAAAATTGATTGGTGGTAAAGGTCATGGAAGTATTTTGAGCAGAGAAAGCTTTTTGGTGATGACAGAAATGGCTGAAAAGGATGGTGTTTTTAAGAAAAACGAAAGTAAAGTTATTCGAAACTTATTAGGCTTTAAAGAGATTAAAGTAAATGATGTAATGACACCAAGAACAGTTATGGAGCTAGCTGATGAAAGCCAAACTATACAAGCTTTTTATGATGGTCATAAGAATTTACGTTTTTCTAGAATACCTGTTTTTAAAGAAAATCCTGATGAGATAACTGGTTACTTTTTAAAAGATCATTTATTAGAGGCAATTATTAATGGTAAAGGCAATGAAGCTTTATCAACCATAAAAAGAGATATTTTAATTACAGATAGAGAACTATCTATACCAGATTTATTTGATAAACTAATTAAAGAAAAAGAGCACATTGCCTTGGTTGTAGATGAATATGGCTCTGTAAGTGGTTTGGTTTCTCAAGAAGATGTTATAGAAACTTTATTAGGTTTAGAAATAATGGATGAAACAGATTCTGTTGCAGATTTACAGGCTTTAGCTCGTAAATCTTGGGAAAATCGAGCTAAGAGAATGGGTATTATTGGAGATGATTTAGAGCAATAATATTTTAAAATTATATATTAAAAAAATCCTACTGCTTTTTAATCAGTAGGATTTTTTTTATTCTTCCTCTTTATATTCGTAATACAAAAAGTCATTATAAGGAAAACGTTGAATGTGAATTTTCTTTACCTCTTCGTACGTTTTTTCTTTAAAGTCTTCTAAATTTTCTTTGTTTAATGCAGAGATAAAAATAGATTCTACTTCTTTATCATTCATCCAAGTTTTTTTCCAATCTTGTAAAGTATAATGCTCTTTGCCTCTTTCTGTTTCTAAATCATCTTCTTTAATAGTTTCATGTTCATAAGCATCAATCTTATTAAAAACCATTAAAGTTGGTTTATCTGCACATTTTATATCGGTTAAAATTGAGTTTACAGAAGCAATATGATCTTCAAAATTAGGATGAGAAATATCTACAACATGTAGCAATAAATCTGCTTCTCTAACCTCATCTAGAGTAGACTTAAAAGATTCTACCAATTGCGTTGGTAATTTTCTAATAAACCCAACAGTGTCTGTCATTAAAAAAGGAATATTTTTAATAACCACTTTACGAACTGTTGTATCTAAGGTTGCAAAGAGTTTATTTTCGGCAAAAACATCACTTTTACTAATTACATTCATTAAAGTAGACTTACCAACATTGGTATAACCTACTAATGCTACTCTAACCATTTTACCACGATTCTTTCTTTGAACCGCCATTTGTTTATCAATGGTTTTTAATCGTTTTTTTAATAGTGTTATTTTATCACGAATAATACGTCTATCTGTTTCAATTTCTGTTTCTCCTGGTCCACGCATTCCAATACCTCCTTTTTGTTTGTCTAAGTGTGTCCAAAGACGTGTTAAACGTGGTAAAAGGTATTCGCTTTGTGCTAATTCTACTTGCGTTTTTGCAGAGCTTGTTTGTGCTCTTTGTGCAAAAATATCTAAGATTAAATTGGTTCTATCTAAAATTTTGCAATCTAAAATTTTCTCTATATTTCTTAATTGTGCAGGTGATAATTCATCATCAAATATAGCAGTACCAATCATGTTAGATTGTATGTATTGTTTTACATCTTCTAACTTTCCAGCACCTAAAAATGTTTTGGGATTTGGTCTTTCCATCTTCTGAACAAAACGTTTTACAACAACACCACCTGCAGTTTCTGTTAAAAACTCTAGTTCGTCTAAATATTCTGTTGATTTTGTTTCATCTTGCTGTTGTGTAATAACACCTATTAAAACAGCTTTTTCAGAAATAGCTTCTTTTTGATCTATCATATAAAACAAAGGTAAAAAGAAAGTTGACACCAAAAAGCATTTTTGATGCCAACTCCATTATCAAACTCAATTAACTAAATGAAACTTATATAAATTCTACTTTACCTGTAGCCATATTATAAACTGCAGCTACAATTTTAATTTTACCTTCTTCTTCTAATTGTGCCATTTTAGGAGACCTTTCTCTAATGTCTTTTACAGTAATTAATGCATTATTATGAATTACATCATTTAAAAAAGCTGTGTTTTTTGAAGATATTTCTCCATTAGTTGGTGTTGCTTTAACAGAAGGTTTTATTTCATTTAAAAGATTTTGTAACGAGTTCATTTCCATAGAAGCTGCATCTGTATTGTCTACTGCATGTTTTACTGCTCCACAAGAACTGTGGCCCATAACAATTACTAGCTTAGAACCTGCTACTGCAGTAGCAAATTCCATAGAACCAACAATGTCTGCATTCTCTATATTACCAGCAACTCTTGCTACAAAAATATCTCCAATTCCTAAATCAAAAACATCTTCTACAGGTACTCTACTATCTACACATGATAATACAATTGCTTTTGGATATTGACCAATGGTTGCTTTTCTTCTTTGTGCAGAATGATCTCTTCTTGTTAAGTTATTCGAAACAAAGTTTTCATTCCCTTTTTTAAGTCTTCCAATAATTTCATCAGGACTCAAATTTGCTTGTTCTTCTGCAGTAAGAATACTTTTTATTGGTGTTTGTGCTACCAATACTGAATCTTTATTATTAGTGGTTGTTGTAACTTCTTTATCATCAACACAAGCATAAACTGAAAGTGTAACTATTAAAATACCCAAATACTTTACTAAGTTTTTCATAAAAAATGTTTTTAAATTGTTTAAAAGTTGTGGTGCATACTAAATTGTAATTGTCCTTTGCTCCAAGCATTTGTGGTTTGATTCATATAACCCACTTGAAACCTTATTTGAGGATTTAAAACATAGCCTACACCAAAATATGTTCTATTTCTATCAAATAATTCTACTGTATTATTATTATTACCTATAATTCTTTCTCCATTTATAAAAAGCTCATTATAAAAGGCTCCGTAAATAGTTTTTGGCACTAAACTTTTATTGTTGAATGGAACATTTATAAAAAGGTTATACCTATACCTAGTTCTAAAGTCTTGATCATCTACAAATCTTTGCTCGTATCTAAATCTATGGGTTAACAAAAACCTTTTTCCTATTTTTTGTGGTATTAATGCCTCCTGATATATTCTATTTTCATTAGAAGTAGCATTAGAATCGCCAAATTCACCAGTGGTAATATTTGCAAATCCTAGAGTGAACATTACATTTGCATTTTTAGGTGTGTAGGTTAAACCTGAACGTAAAAGTAATTGCTCTTGATCTGCCATTAAATCCCAAGCTCTGTATTGCACATCTCCTTGAATACCAAATTGTGAATCAGAAAATTTATGATTAAAAAAATACATGTACCAAGCTCCTGTTTGGTTTTCATCTACTTGACTAAATGTAGATAATGTAAAAATTGATAGTACTAGAAAAAGAAATTTAGTTTTCATGTTAAAATTATCTACTACAAATATAATAGTATTACTATTAATATAAAATGTATAGCTTTTATTTTAACACATTATTAACTTATATTTCTAATAAATAAATCCTCAACAACAGTTGAGGATTTATTTAATAATTTACATTTTATTATAAAAATAAAAAACCTCAAGACAAACTGAGGTTTTTAACAATTAATTCAAATTTTATACAATTATACTCTTATATTCTATCTTTATATGGTGGTTTTAAGATGCTGCAAATTTAAATTGAATCTCATTTGTAACCTACATTTGAATGTTAACAAAACATATATTTTAAGTTAAATTATCAACTTTTTTATAAATCCCATTTTTATTTTGAAAAAGATAAAAAAATTAAGAATAATTAAGAATTCATCAATTAATTTAAATCTGTTTATCGTACGTAAGTTCTTGTTATTAAAAATTTTTTTTGTTTTAAAATAGTTATAACTTTTATAAACATAGATTTATTCTAACATTTACAAAGCCAATTAAATAAGTTATTTTTACCCTAAACTAAATTTTATGTTTCCATCTCTACCAAGTATCAAACAAAAAAAAGATATTACTACAATTGCTTTTTACAATGTAGAAAACTTGTTTGACACTGTAGATGACCCAAATACTGCAGATGACGATTATACACCAAATGGTAAAAAGAAATGGACAGTAGATCGTTATAAGATTAAAGTAAAAAAATTAAGCTCTATTATAGCTCAATTAGGTTTGCATAAATCTAAATATCCACCAGCAATTGTTGGTTTGGTGGAGGTAGAGAATGCTAAAGTAGTATCAGATTTAGCTAACTCTTCATATTTAAAAAAGCATCATTATGGTTTTGTACATTATGATTCACCTGATGAAAGAGGTATAGACGTTGCTTTGTTATACAACAAAATAGCTTTTGAATTAATTGATTCTGAAACTTACCCTGTTTATTTAGAGGATGAAGAAGGTGATAGAGATTACACTAGAGATATTTTAAAAGTAAGTGGTAATTTACATGGTGAATTAGTACATATAATTGTTACTCATTGGTCTTCTAGAAGAGAAGGTGTAGCAGAAACAGAACATAAAAGAATTGCTGCTGCAGAAAAAATTAGAGAAATCACTTTAGATCTTCATCAAAAAGAAATGAACCCTAAAATTATAATTATGGGCGATTTTAATGATGACCCTACAAGTAGAAGTGTTAACCAATTTTTGGTAAAGGATGATTTTTATAACCCTATGAAAAAAATCTTAAATCCAGAAAGTAAAGGCTCATTAACATTTAATGGAAATTGGAATTTGTTTGATCAAATTATATTTTCTAAAAACTTTTTACAAGAAGAAAAAAACAAATTATATTTTAAGCACGCAGAAGTTTTTAATAAAAAATGGATGAAAATATACAAAGGAAAATATAAGGGAAGCCCTTTTAGAACTTATATTGGCCCTTGGTATAAAGGAGGTTTTTCAGATCATTTTCCTGTATATGCCTTTCTTAAAAAGAAGTCCTAATTTTTATCTCTATTCTTAAAAGCTGCCATTAACTTTTCGTCTGTTAGAATATATTTTTTGTATTTACCATCTCTATATCTATAATAAATAAAAATAGGCATAAAAATAAAAGACAAGTAAAATACACCTAAACCCATTACAATTTCTGCTTTCTCATGCTCTGTATTTATTAAGAATGCACCAACACACATCCAAACAATAAAGATTACAAAAAGTATTTTTAATAATAACTTCATACTACAAAATTACAAAAGTTCTATCTTTAAAACTTAATATAGTTTAAATGAAATACAATTTATTATTTTTGATTTGTTTGCTACTAACTTGTTGTAAACAAACCCAAAAGAAAGAAAAATTGAGTAAGAAAATTGTAATAGCACATAGAGGAGCATCTGCTTATTTACCAGAACACACCCTAGAAGCAAAAGCCATGGCTTTTGCAATGAATGTAAATTTTATAGAGCAAGATTTGGTGTTGAGTAAAGATGATGTACCTATTGTTATACATGATATTTATTTAGATGATGTTACAGATGTTGCTACCAAATTCCCAAATAGAAAAAGAAAAGACAATCGATTTTATGTTATAGATTTTACCTATCAAGAATTAAAAACATTACAGGTTACAGAGCGTTTTAATCCAAAAACTGGAAAACAATTTTATCCTGATAGATTTCCAAAATGGAAAGGCAGTTTTAAACTACACTCTCTACAAGAAGAAATTGAATTGATACAAGGATTAAATGCTTCTACAGGAAAAAAAATTGGTATTTATCCTGAAATTAAGGAACCAAAATTTCATCAAAAAGAAGGTAAAAATCTAACTTCTGTTGTTTTAAAAGTATTGGATGATTATGGTTACAAAACCAAAAATGATAATTGTATTCTTCAATGTTTTGATGCTAACGAACTAGAAAGAATTAGAGTTGAATTAAAATCAGAACTATTTTTAGTGCAATTGATAGAACATAAAGAAGAAGCTAAACAACTAAAACATTTTGCTACTTATGCAGATGGAATTGGACCTTGGTACAAACAAATTTTACTAGAAAAAGTAGAGGGTAAATTTACATTTACAAACCTTGTAAAAGAAGCACATGAATTAGAATTAAAAGTGCATCCTTACACATTTAGGGCAGATGCTTTGGCTGAATTCTCGTCTTTTAATGAAATGTTAGAAACCTTGCTTATTGATGCTAATGTAGATGGTGCTTTCACGGATTTTCCTGATAAAGTAGTTCATTTTCTTAAAAATCGTAATCAGTTAAAAGAATAGACCTTTTTCTTAATTTCTTTCCGTATTTTTAATTGTAAATACATCAAAAAATGGATTTAGAAAGCTTTAAAATACAGCATACGAACAACACTTTAGAGGTTTACAAGAAAGATATATTACAGTTTTCATCTGCTTGGTATTCTGGTTTTGGTAAGTTTCATACAGATGTTTTTAACTCCGATAAAAAAATTATTTATACTGTAACTAAACAATTTCAGTTTTGGAAATGGAGGATGGTGTATCACATCAAAAAAGATACTAAGGAACTTTCTGAATTAATTTCTAAAAACAATAAGAAGACTATATTTTCTATAGATGTGAACGAAATTACCTATCAAATTAAAATTCATTTTCAGAGTAGATTATCAATTTTTAAAAACGATAGTAAAATTGCAGAATTTAATGAAGCTTGTACTAAAGATGATTTTGCAGGTAAAGTAAAATTATTACTATTAGATAAAAACGATTTAGAGATCGCTTTTTTAATGTATTCTTGTTTAAAAATAGGAGAGCAAAACAGGTCTAGTAAATCTATTATTGCCAGTCAAAAACAATTAGAACCTAATGATGATCCTTGGAGTTAGTTTAACTGGTTACTTCTATTAACTTATTTCTATAGGCAGTTAATAATTTAGATTTTGAAATAAAACCAATATATTTATCTCCTTGCACAACAGGTAAATTCCAGGCATCACTAGTTTTAAATTTCTTCATAATTTCTGTAACAGAATCATCATAAAATATAATTTCTGGAGCTGCTTTCATTAAAGTTTCTACAGTAACATTATTATACATTTCTGTATCAAACATAAAAGGCCTTATATCATCTAAGAGAACAATACCTAAGAAAACTTTATCTGAATTTGTAACAGGAAAAATGTTTCTAGTAGATTTTGCAACTGCTGATTTTAGCATATCTCCTAGTAACATTTCTGGATGAATGGTTTTAAAATTCTTTTCTATTAATCGATCAACCTTCATCATCATCATCACATTCTTGTCCTTATTATGAGTTATTAATTCACCTCTTTTTGCCAATTCTGTTGTGTAAATAGAATTTGCAATAAAGTATTTGGTAAAAGCAAAACTTATAGCAGCAACCAACATTAATGGTACAAATAAATCATAACCTCCTGTTATTTCTGCAATTAAAAAAATGGCTGTTAAAGGCGCATGTAAAACACCAGCCATTAAACCAGTCATACCAATTAGTGTAAAGTTAGATTCAGACACATTACCTCCTAAAGTATTTATGATTTTCGCAAATACATTACCCAAAGATGCTCCCATAAAAAGTGTTGGTATAAAGATACCTCCAACTCCACCAGCTGCAAATGTGGTTGTCATTGCAATAGCTTTAAACAAAGCAATTATAATTAGAAATGCAATAACAATCCAAATATTGGTTAAATCTACATTATAAGGTAATGTTGCTAAAGCATCTGCTGTGTTTCCATTCAATAAATTATTTATTAATCCATAACCTTCACCATATAAAGGAGGAATTAAATACAACATTAAACCAATAGCAAAGCCACCAATAATTAATCTATGTATTCGTTTTTTAAAGTGATTAAAGAACTTTGTAATTCTAAAATAAATTTTAGAAAAATAGACAGAAGCTACACCTGTACCTAACCCTAAAATAATGTAATACAAAACATCCTTAATCTCAAAAGTATCTATAAGCTGAAAACCAAAAAGCGCATCTCTTTCAAAGAAAAAATAAGATGTAATTATTGCTGAAACAGATGCTAATAAAAGTGGTACTAAAGATGCAAATGCCAAATCTAAACTAAAGATTTCTACTGCAAATACAATAGCTGCAACTGGTGCTTTAAACATAGAGGACATTGCACCAGCTGTTGCACAACCAATAAGCAACATTCTAGTTTTAGGGCTCATATGAAATAACTGAGCAACATAAGAACCTAAAGCAGCACCTGTACTAACTGCTGGGCCTTGCAACCCTGCAGAACCACCAAAACCAACTGTAATTGGAGCCGTAATTAAAGAAGCATACATTTTGTACTTTTCAATAATTCCGTTTTTTTTAGAAACAGCATGTAATGTGGTCGAAATTCCATGGCCTATCTCTTTTTTTATCACCTTCTTTTTAATGTAAAAGACGATAATTAAACCAATAATAGGAAAAATAAAATATAAGGAATGATGAAAATCTTTAATGAATTTACCTTCTAAAAGATTCTCGAAAAAGAACGTTAAATTCTTTAATACAGCAGTTCCTAAACCAGCCAATAAACCTACTAAAACACTAAGAACATAAATAAACTGACGTTCAGAAATAAACTGATATCTCCAAAGTAAAATT belongs to Polaribacter dokdonensis and includes:
- a CDS encoding chloride channel protein: MPTKNKYLKQILLWRYQFISERQFIYVLSVLVGLLAGLGTAVLKNLTFFFENLLEGKFIKDFHHSLYFIFPIIGLIIVFYIKKKVIKKEIGHGISTTLHAVSKKNGIIEKYKMYASLITAPITVGFGGSAGLQGPAVSTGAALGSYVAQLFHMSPKTRMLLIGCATAGAMSSMFKAPVAAIVFAVEIFSLDLAFASLVPLLLASVSAIITSYFFFERDALFGFQLIDTFEIKDVLYYIILGLGTGVASVYFSKIYFRITKFFNHFKKRIHRLIIGGFAIGLMLYLIPPLYGEGYGLINNLLNGNTADALATLPYNVDLTNIWIVIAFLIIIALFKAIAMTTTFAAGGVGGIFIPTLFMGASLGNVFAKIINTLGGNVSESNFTLIGMTGLMAGVLHAPLTAIFLIAEITGGYDLFVPLMLVAAISFAFTKYFIANSIYTTELAKRGELITHNKDKNVMMMMKVDRLIEKNFKTIHPEMLLGDMLKSAVAKSTRNIFPVTNSDKVFLGIVLLDDIRPFMFDTEMYNNVTVETLMKAAPEIIFYDDSVTEIMKKFKTSDAWNLPVVQGDKYIGFISKSKLLTAYRNKLIEVTS